A portion of the Lolium rigidum isolate FL_2022 chromosome 1, APGP_CSIRO_Lrig_0.1, whole genome shotgun sequence genome contains these proteins:
- the LOC124702834 gene encoding adagio-like protein 1 gives MEWDSESDGAASAGSGDEMEEQETGGELVVGGGSGSEGGSGGGDGVGGMFTFAIEGMLRGAGPYGLVVTDALEPDCPIIYVNRGFEDATGYRAEEVLGRNCRFLQCRGPFAQRRHPLVDAAVVSGIRLCIDNGTQFRGDLLNFRKDGFPLMNRLHMTPIYGDDDIITHYMGIQFFTNANVNLGPLPGSFTREPVRSTRFAPDNSFRPISTGPGQSNFCREYSSLFQLTDEVLCQSILSRLSPRDIASVSSVCRRLYDLTKNEDLWKMVCRNAWGSETTRAIETVPAARRLGWGRLARELTTLESVAWRKLTVGGAVEPSRCNFSACAVGNRVVLFGGEGVNMQPMNDTFVLDLNASNPEWRHINVSAAPPGRWGHTLSCLNGSWLVVFGGCGRQGLLNDVFILDLDAKHPTWREVPGVAPPVPRSWHSSCTLDGTKLVVSGGCADSGVLLSDTYLLDVSMDRPVWREVPASWAPPSRLGHSMSVYDGRKILMFGGLAKSGPLRLRSSDVFTMDLSEEEPCWRCLTGSGMPGAGNPAGAGPPPRLDHVAVSLPGGRVLIFGGSVAGLHSASQLYLLDPTEEKPTWRILNVPGRPPRFAWGHSTCVVGGTKAIVLGGQTGEEWMLTEVHELSLASNSV, from the exons aTGGAGTGGGACAGCGAGTCCGACGGCGCCGCCAGCGCGGGGAGCGGGGACGAGATGGAGGAGCAGGAAACGGGAGGGGAGCTGGTCGTCGGGGGCGGTAGCGGCAGCGAaggcggcagcggaggaggcGACGGGGTCGGCGGGATGTTCACGTTCGCGATCGAGGGGATGCTCCGCGGGGCGGGGCCCTACGGGCTGGTCGTCACCGACGCGCTCGAGCCCGACTGCCCCATCATCTACGTCAACCGCGGCTTCGAGGACGCCACCGGGTACCGCGCAGAGGAGGTGCTCGGCAGGAACTG TCGGTTCCTGCAATGTAGAGGCCCATTTGCTCAAAGAAGGCACCCCTTGGTTGATGCTGCTGTAGTTTCTGGTATTCGATTATGCATTGACAACGGTACCCAGTTCCGCGGTGATTTGCTAAATTTCAGAAAAGATGGCTTTCCATTGATGAACAGATTGCATATGACCCCTATatatggagatgatgatatcatAACTCACTATATGGGCATTCAGTTCTTCACCAATGCCAATGTTAATTTGGGACCATTACCTGGCTCATTTACAAGGGAACCTGTGAGATCCACACGGTTTGCTCCAGATAACTCTTTCCGACCCATATCCACGGGACCAGGACAGAGCAACTTCTGCCGGGAATATTCTAGTCTCTTCCAGTTGACTGATGAAGTACTTTGCCAGAGTATCCTGTCAAGGTTGTCACCAAGAGATATAGCATCTGTGAGCTCTGTGTGTAGACGGTTGTATGACTTGACAAAGAATGAAGATCTTTGGAAAATGGTTTGCCGTAATGCATGGGGTAGTGAGACTACACGAGCTATTGAGACAGTGCCTGCCGCAAGAAGATTGGGCTGGGGACGTCTGGCGAGAGAACTGACCACCCTGGAATCTGTTGCCTGGAGGAAATTGACAGTTGGAGGTGCAGTGGAGCCATCCAGATGCAACTTCAGTGCTTGTGCTGTAGGGAATCGTGTCGTTCTGTTTGGTGGGGAAGGTGTTAATATGCAACCAATGAATGATACTTTTGTGTTGGATTTGAATGCCAGCAATCCAGAATGGAGACATATCAATGTAAGTGCAGCTCCTCCAGGTCGCTGGGGCCATACACTATCCTGCCTAAATGGATCTTGGTTAGTTGTCTTCGGTGGGTGTGGAAGGCAGGGCCTGCTAAATGATGTATTCATATTGGATTTGGACGCAAAGCACCCAACTTGGCGTGAGGTTCCTGGTGTTGCACCACCGGTACCACGTTCATGGCACAGCTCCTGCACTTTGGATGGGACGAAGTTGGTGGTTTCTGGTGGCTGCGCCGACTCAGGTGTACTACTCAGTGATACATATCTTCTTGATGTAAGCATGGACAGACCTGTGTGGAGGGAAGTACCTGCATCTTGGGCACCACCTTCTAGATTGGGTCACTCAATGTCTGTCTATGATGGTAGGAAAATTCTGATGTTTGGTGGTCTTGCTAAGAGTGGTCCTCTCCGATTGCGGTCTAGTGATGTGTTCACAATGGACTTAAGTGAAGAAGAGCCCTGCTGGCGGTGCCTCACTGGGAGTGGAATGCCTGGGGCAGGAAATCCAGCTGGAGCTGGTCCACCTCCTCGTCTTGATCATGTTGCTGTGAGCTTGCCAGGGGGAAGAGTGTTAATATTTGGTGGATCAGTGGCAGGCCTCCACTCGGCATCACAGCTGTATCTTTTGGATCCGACAGAAGAAAAACCTACCTGGAGGATACTCAATGTTCCTGGGCGACCTCCACGGTTTGCCTGGGGCCACAGCACCTGTGTTGTTGGAGGAACAAAGGCGATAGTGCTTGGAGGACAAACAGGAGAAGAGTGGATGCTCACTGAAGTACATGAGCTCTCTCTAGCTAGTAACTCAGTTTGA